The genomic window AGACCCAGCAGGGTCAGGATGGTCGGCAGGCCGAACAGAGCCAGGAGGGAGAAGAAGCTCAACAGGTCCAGCAGACCCAGCAGGCTCAGGAAGGCCAGCGGGTCGAGCAGGGCCAGCAGGGACAAGAAGGTCAGCAGGTCCAACGGGATCAGCAGGGCCAGCAGGTCGAGCAGGGTCAGCGGGCTGAAGTCGGGCAGCCGGGGCAGGACGGTTTGCAGGCAGGGGACGGTCGGCAGTCGGCGCAAGGGCAGCAGCCGGAGGAGGCGGTGGATCAGCCTGCGTTCCCGACCGCCGGGGATGCGGCGGAGGCGAACCGCGTCCAGCAGCAGAGCCAGACGCAACAGGGTGGCCAAACCACTCAGCAGGCAGCACAGGTCGAAAACCGGGAAGCACAGGAGAAGCCGGTGCTCGACGGACTGCGTACCGAGAATGCCGAAAACCGGGCGAAGAATCCTCCGGCCCGGTCGCAGACCGAGATGTCCCCCGACGAGATCGATCAACAGCACCACGTGAACGCGGGCCTCCCGTCAGCCGCGGAAGCCCCCGGATACGACAGCGGCGAACTCGCCAACGCAGGCTCCAGCGGCCAGCGCGACTACGCAGACCGCGCCAGAACCCAATCCTCCCGATCCCCAGACCGAGGCAACGACGGCCCCGGCCTAAGCAGGTAACCCACCCACCGCCCGCCGCCGACCCAATCCAGCGGCACGCGGCGCCGCGGCACACCCACCGCACCCACAGCACGACCGCACCGGCGGCACCCACCGCACCCTCCGCACCCAGGCACCCAAGCCCGCCACGAGACGCCACCCGACAGAAACCCCTGCGAGGGGACACTCCGCAGCGGTGCACCTGCCGGCGCATCCGACGGGTGGGCACCTGAGGGTGGATCCCGTCGGCGGGACGCCCCGACGGCACATCCCAGCGGCGCCACGCGCCCGGGGCACCCGGCGGCGCACGCGCTCGGGTCGACCCCAGGCAACCCCAGCCGTCAACAGACACCGCCCACCACACCGACGATCCACCTGCGAGGGGACACTCCACAGGCGGACCGTACGTAGAGTGCGCCGCGCCGCTTGGATTCGCTGTCGAGCGTGCCGCCCGTGGGATGCACCGTCGAGCCTCCCGCCCGCGATGCCAGGCGCGGCATCCCACACGGCTGGGCCGCCCGTCGTGGTGCCGCCCGTGGTGTGTGCCTACGGGCGTGTCGCTCGGGATGCGCGTCAGGCATCCGGCCTGTGGAGTGTCCCCTCGTAGGTGGGTTGCACACCCGACGGACCGCACGCCACGGGCGCGCCCCGGCGGGTGGGGATCGCTGGTAGGCGGTTGGGGTCAGTAGACGATCGCCTGGGTGTTGTTGGTGAGGATTTCTTCGGTGAAGGTGGGGGCGCCGGCGATGCGGGTGCCTGGGCGGAGGTCGGGTTGCGTGAGGGCGCGGCGGTTGGCGCATTGGGTGCAGACGGTTAGTTGACCGCCTTCCAGGACCGCGGTGAGTAGGTCGGTGAGTGGGGCGGCGTGTGGCAGTTCGAATGTCTCGGCTCGGCCGGGTACGGCGAACCACACCGCTTCGCCGGTCAGCCAGAGTGAGACCGTTGCCCCGGCGGCGACTGCGGAAGCGGCGACGGTGAAGGCCTGGTTCGCGCGCTCGGGTTCGTCGGCGCCTGCGGTCAGCTTGATCACCAGCGTTCGAGACATCCCGTTAAAGTAGCCCGCCCCGAACGAACAACGGCGTGCGGGATCTCACGTGAGGGTCGCCGTACGCATCCTCTAGACTGACCGGGTGCTGCATGTTGTGTTCACTACGTTGCTGATTCTGGTCTGTGTGTTCATGGGCTGGTTCTCGGCGTTTGTCGTCTACCGGTTGTACCGCGGTCGCGGTGCCAACTGAGTGGGCTGAGTGATCGCATGGCGTTCGAGATTTCGCAGGATCTGCATCCGGACCTGATGCCGCTCGCCTGGCTGGTGGGGCGTTGGGAAGGGCGCGGGCACGGGGATTACCCGACGATCGAGAAGTTCGAGTTCGGGCAGCAGATCGACTTCACCCACAACGGCAAGCCGTACTTGCACTACGTCAGTCAGACGTACGTGGTCGGCGAGGACGGCACCAAGGAGCGTCCGCTCGCGGTCGAGACCGGGTTCTGGCGGCCGCAGCCGGGCAACAAGCTCGAGGTGATCCTGGCGCACCCGACCGGGATCGCCGAGATCTGGTACGGCGACATCGACGGCGCGAAGATCGAGCTCCAGACCGACGTGGTCGCCCGCACCACCTCCGCGAAGGAAGTCACCGCCGGCCACCGGCTGTACGGCCTGGTGAACGGCGAACTCCTCTGGGCCTACGACATGGCCGCCGAAGGCCAGTCACTCCAGCCCCACCTCTGGGCAACCCTCGTCCGCTCATAGGCCACGCGCAGGGCAAGCGTCCTCGCGGATTCGCACGTCAGAAGCCCAGATCCGGGAGCCGGACCGGGCTTCCGCCGCTGTGTTCGTCTCAGACCTTGGGGTGCTTCGGGGTGATCCGTGTCGCGACCGAGGTCCAGCTGATGACGTCGCCGCTCTTCAACGGCATCGGGTCGCCGTCGCCGTTGAGCGGTGCTGTCACCGTGGCGACCTCGCGAAGACCGATGAACTGACCCGTCTTCGCGTCGATGATCAGCTCCTTGCGGATCCCCCACAGCTCCACCAGCCCGATCGCCCGGCCGACCTTCCCGTCCAGATTGACCGCGTTCGGAAGGAGCTGGATGTTTCGGATGCCGCGCAGCGCCTTGTACAGCGTGGCCCGCCGCTCCGACGTCGCGAAGCCGGACACCAGGATGCTCCCGGCGCGCTCGAACGCCCGATAGTCGCCCTGTGCCGGAGCATCACCCAGCCCGGGCCAGGTGTGGTCGTTCTTCCGCAGCGCCGCGAGCAGGGCGGCCGGGTCCTGGGGCAGCCGTGCGACGAAGTCGGCCGACGGATTCATCCAGCCGGCCTTGCAACCGTTCGTCGTGCCCTGCGCCTGGACCACAACGGCACCGCCGGTCAGGACGGCACAGGCGTCCGCGGTCTGGATCTTCTGCGGCTTGACGTTGAGCGGGTCGGTGCGGTGCCAGAGCTGCTCGGCGGCTTTGCTGGAGAACTCCTGCTTGGCGCCGAGCACCGAGATTGCGGTGAACGGCGGCCGCTGGGTGGACGGAACCCACCAGTCGCTGACCGAAAGGCGAGTGCCGTGGTATTCGTTGCGCGGACCGAAGTTCCATCCTTCCTGGCTCCGCTGGGTGACCCGTCGGTACTGGCCGGCCGGGATCGGTGCGTCCGGGGCACTCGTCGACTGGTCGGCGGCGGTCGCCAGGAACGTGCCGGCGTCAGCCGCCGCCCCAGGCGCGACCGTCCCGTCATTCTTGGTGACGACGTCGTTGACGAGGAAGCCGGCCGCCAGCGTTCCGGCGAGGGCACCGGCGAGCACCATCCGGCGGGCCCCGGTCGAGCGGCGCTTTGCAGGTTGCGGGGTCAGCACCCTTTGACGGGCGCGGGCGAGGACCAGCGGGTCGGCCGGCGGTACGTCGTGGTTCAGGCGCTTGAGCGCATCGATCTCGGTCATGAGCGGTTCTCCTGGAAGCCTGGGCCCAGCGCGGCGCGCAGGACTCGACGGGCACGGTGCAGGCGGGACGCAACCGTCCCGGCGGGGATGTTCAGGGCAGCGGCGATCTCGGGATAACTGAGGTCTTCCCACGCGTAGAGCAGCAGGACGTCCCGGTCGGTCTGCCGGAGGCCGGCCAGTACGCCGGCCAGCGCGCGCGAGGTCGTCTCCGCGTCGACCCGGTCGGCGACCTCGGCGGAGAGCAGGTCCGCGCCGTCCGGCGCTGCGCCCGGGGCGGAGCGCGAGTACGCCCGGTACTGGCGGATCTCGTCACGACGCCGGCGGCGGATCAGATTGGTCGCGATGCCGTACAACCAGGGCATCACGCCAGACGGCGACTCACGGTAGCGGTCCCGACGCTCGAAGGCGATCAGGAAGGTTTGCGCGACGAGGTCGTCCGCCTCGCCGGTGCCGAGCCGGCGAGCGATGTACCGATGGATCGCGGGAGCGTGCAGGTCGAACAGCACCGCGAAATCCTCCGGCGTCCGAAGGCTCGCGGAGTCGAGATCCGGGTCGGCGGACCGGCTCGTCCC from Kribbella jejuensis includes these protein-coding regions:
- a CDS encoding DsrE family protein, whose protein sequence is MSRTLVIKLTAGADEPERANQAFTVAASAVAAGATVSLWLTGEAVWFAVPGRAETFELPHAAPLTDLLTAVLEGGQLTVCTQCANRRALTQPDLRPGTRIAGAPTFTEEILTNNTQAIVY
- a CDS encoding FABP family protein, with amino-acid sequence MAFEISQDLHPDLMPLAWLVGRWEGRGHGDYPTIEKFEFGQQIDFTHNGKPYLHYVSQTYVVGEDGTKERPLAVETGFWRPQPGNKLEVILAHPTGIAEIWYGDIDGAKIELQTDVVARTTSAKEVTAGHRLYGLVNGELLWAYDMAAEGQSLQPHLWATLVRS
- a CDS encoding CU044_5270 family protein, translating into MTEIDALKRLNHDVPPADPLVLARARQRVLTPQPAKRRSTGARRMVLAGALAGTLAAGFLVNDVVTKNDGTVAPGAAADAGTFLATAADQSTSAPDAPIPAGQYRRVTQRSQEGWNFGPRNEYHGTRLSVSDWWVPSTQRPPFTAISVLGAKQEFSSKAAEQLWHRTDPLNVKPQKIQTADACAVLTGGAVVVQAQGTTNGCKAGWMNPSADFVARLPQDPAALLAALRKNDHTWPGLGDAPAQGDYRAFERAGSILVSGFATSERRATLYKALRGIRNIQLLPNAVNLDGKVGRAIGLVELWGIRKELIIDAKTGQFIGLREVATVTAPLNGDGDPMPLKSGDVISWTSVATRITPKHPKV
- a CDS encoding RNA polymerase sigma factor; amino-acid sequence: MLFDLHAPAIHRYIARRLGTGEADDLVAQTFLIAFERRDRYRESPSGVMPWLYGIATNLIRRRRRDEIRQYRAYSRSAPGAAPDGADLLSAEVADRVDAETTSRALAGVLAGLRQTDRDVLLLYAWEDLSYPEIAAALNIPAGTVASRLHRARRVLRAALGPGFQENRS